CATCCTTTGTCAGAACGAGCTTCTCGTGATTGATGATATCGTAGACGTTCAATCCATCTATTTTTACCTTGTCCTCCTGGCCGACACCTGGATTGTCGGCAATTATCGCTTTGAGACCTGGTATATTCCTGCAAGCAAGTTTAACATTTTCGTACTCAGGCTTCTTCCATGGTAATACGAAGAGGACTTTCTTTCCAAGTAATTGAAAGTCATTTAACAATTGCTTCATGTTCTTCACTTTGGGATCACCGAATTTTATGTCATCTACGACGATCAGGTTCCCTTCACGAAACCTTTGAGACAACGCAGACTTTATGGCTAATCTCTTCATTTTCTTTGGCAGTTTTTTACTCCAATCCCTTGGCTTTGGACCGTGCGCAACACCACCGTGTCTCCATATAGGGGATCTTATTGACCCGTGTCTTGCTCTACCTGTGTGTTTTTGCGGCCAAGGTTTCTTCCCACCACCACTCACTTCTGCCCGCGTCTTCGTTGAAGCAGTACCCGCACGTTTGTTGGACAGTTGATAATCGATGTACCGCCACATCACATCCAAATTTGGTTCAATATTGAATATCTCATCCTTGAGTTCTTGTACACCTATCTTTTGTCCTTTCACATTGTAAAGGTCGACGACAGCCATATTTTCAACTCCTCCTCAAACTCATTTTCGGGTTTTCTTGGGGCTCCTGACGAGCACCAAGCTACCCCTCGCTCCCGGGACAGAACCTTTGACCGCTATGAGGTTATTTTCAATGTCGAGCTTGATGACTTCCAAGTTATGCACTGTGACTCTTTCGTTTCCATACCTTCCGGGCATCCTTTTACCTTTCCATATCTTCGCTGGCTCCGTGTGCTGACCAAGAGAGCCGAGCTCTCTGTGAAACTTTGAACCGTGGGATTTTGGTCCTCCAGAGAATCCCCATCGCTTTATAGCTCCTGCAAACCCTCTACCTTTTGTCCAGCCGATTACATCAACTAACTCACCCGGCTGGAATATATCAACTTTGATTGTCTGTCCCACTTCGTACTTGCTGAGTTCCTCCTCACTGTCGAGTCTCATTTCCTTCAAAATCCTTAAAGGTTTTAGATTTGCTCTCTTGAAGTGTCCTTCGAGAGGTTTGTTACACTTTTTGATTTCCTCAAAGCCTAACTGCACCCCACAATAACCATCAATTTGAGGAGTTTTCTTTTGCACAACATAGCAAGGACCGGCTTTTATCACGGTGACCGGTACAACCTCATTGCCTTTGAACAATTGAGTCATTCCTATTTTTCTACCGATGATCATTTTCATGCTCCAACACCTCCTAAGGTTCAGAGTTTGATCTCTACATCGACACCTGCTGGAAGGTTTATCTTCATCAAAGCGTCAATCGTCTTCGGCGAAGGTTCGATTATATCTATCAATCGCTTGTGAACCCTTTTTTCAAATTGCTCTCGTGAGTCTTTGTGCTTGTGCGGAGAGCGCAGAACAACATAGAGTGTCCTCTCCGTTGGCAAAGGTATGGGTCCCGATATCTTTGCGTTGGTTGACTTAGCAACCTCCACAATTTTCTTTGCAGATTCATCAAGAAGCTCGTGATCATAAGCTTTTAACTTTATCCTGATCCTCTGTCCAGGCATGAATTTTGTCCCCTCCTCTTCGTCCAAAAAGTGGGGGAAAAATCCCCCACAAGATCACTCTATGATCTCCGCAACGACTCCTGCTCCAACTGTTCTGCCGCCTTCTCTTATGGCGAAACGCATACCTTTTTCGATGGCAATTGGGTAAATCAATTTTATCGTTAATATTGCATTATCTCCCGGCATAACCATCTCAGCGTTATTTCCAAGCTCAAGAATTTCCCCTGTCACATCTGCTGTTCTGATATAGAACTGCGGTCTGTAACCTTTCATGAACGGTGTGTGTCTGCCACCTTCCTCTTTCTTGAGAACATAAACATTCGCTTTGAACGTTGTGTGAGGAGTGATAGATCCAGGCGCTGCCAACACTTGTCCTCGCTCGACTTCATCCTTATCGATACCTCTCAACAAACAACCAACGTTGTCACCTGCGATACCTTCATCGAGTTCTTTTCTGAACATTTCAACGCTTGTTACAACTGTTTTCTTTATCTCATAGCTCAGACCTACTATCTCGACTTCGTCACCCGGTCTGATGCGTCCGCGCTCGATCCTACCGGTAACAACCGTTCCTCTTCCCGTGATAGAGAACACATCCTCTATAGCCATCAAGAAAGGCTTATCTACGTCTCGGATTGGTTCAGGTATGTAGTTATCGAGAGCATCTAAGAGCTCCTGAATAGCTTTATAAGCTGGATCATTTGGATTATTAGCTTCCATAGCTTTAAGAGCAGAACCCCTGATCACTGGAACTTCATCGCCTGGAAATTCGTATTTGGTAAGAAGCTCTCTGACCTCCATTTCGACAAGATCAATCAATTCGGGATCATCAACTGCATCGACTTTGTTGAGGAACACAACCATGTACGGCACGTTGACTTGTCTTGCGAGAAGCACATGCTCACGTGTCTGTGGCATTGGACCATCTGTTGCGGCGACAACCAGGATCGCTCCATCCATCTGCGCAGCACCGGTGATCATGTTCTTTATGTAGTCAGCATGTCCTGGACAATCGATATGGGCATAGTGCCTCTTCTCCGTTTGATACTCAACGTGCGTGATGTTGATAGTGATTCCTCTAGCTTTCTCTTCTGGTGCTTTGTCAATCTGATCGTAAGGCACATAATTCGCCAAGCCTTTGAATGATAAATACTTGGTGATGGCAGCTGTTAAAGTCGTCTTACCATGGTCGATATGACCTATGGTTCCTACGTTGACATGTGGTTTGCTTCTAACAAATTTTTCCTTAGCCATTCAAACTCCCTCCTTCACCTTTAAACAGCCTTCAAAAGCTTCTCCAAGATCCTATCTGGTATCTCTTGATAGTGCGAGAATTGAGCTGTATAAACAGCTCTACCTTGGCTCAGAGATCTCAAGACTGTGGCATAACCAAACAACTCTGACATTGGAGCAGTTGCGCGAATGATTTTGGTATTCGCTTTAGTTTCCAAAGCCTGTATGGTAGCTCTACGAGAATTCAGATCAGCTATGATGGAACCTAAATATTCCTCAGGTGTTACTATCTCAAGTCTCATAATTGGTTCCAGCAACACAGGTTCACAATCTTTCATTGCGTTTTTGAAAGCTAAACTAGCAGCTATTTTGAAGGCAATCTCCGAAGAGTCTACTTCATGATAAGAACCATCTATCAACACAGCCCTTATTCCGATCATCGGGTAACCTGCAACGTAACCCATCTCCATAGCCTCTTTGATGCCCTGTTCTATCGCAGGTATGTATTCTTTCGGTATTGTACCACCAACTATAGCATTGACAAACTCAAAATGTTTTCCCTTGTCATAAGAAATAGGTTCAAACCTTAAGACCACGTGACCGTACTGACCCCTACCACCTGTTTGTCTAATATACTTTCCTTCAGCCACGGCACTTTTGGTTATGGTTTCTCTGTAAGAAACCTGCGGTCTTCCGACTTTAACATTCACGTTGAACTCTCGTTTCAACCTATCTGTCACGATTTCTAGGTGTAATTCACCCATGCCTGATAGAATGATTTGACCAGTTTCCTCATCAACACTGACTTTTAAAGTGGGGTCTTCCTCACTCAAGGCCGTCACGGCACGAACCATCTTTTCTTCTTCATCTTTCGTTGTTGCCTCAATCGCTACAGATATAACAGGCTCTGGAAAGTCAAACCTTTCTATCAGTATTGGACGATTTTCATCGCAGAGTGTATCACCAGTTGTGGTGTTCTTTAAACCTACCACGGCAACTATGTCTCCAGCCCTCGCGGTTTCCACTTCTTCTCTCTTATCCGCATGCATGAACATCAATCTAGAAATGCGTTCCCTAACGTTCTTTGTTGAATTATACACATAAGAACCTTTTTCCAGCTTACCTGAATAGACACGCAAATAGGTAAGCTTACCAACGTATGGATCCACCTGAACTTTAAAAGCAAGGGCAGCAAAGTCGCCTTCCTCCGTTGGTAAAACCTCAACTTCTTTTCCGTCAAGAGTTTGCGCTTTGAGCGGAGGTAAATCCAAAGGTGACGGTAAATAGTCTATCACAGCATCTAATAAAGGTTGAATACCTTTATTCCTCGCAGCAGCTCCACACAAGACTGGAACTATCTTGTTTGCAATGGTTAATCTCCTGATTACCGATTTCATTTTCTCAATTGGAATTTCCTCATCTTCAAGGTAAAGGTTCAAAACTTCCTCATCTTCTTCGGCGAGAATCGATATGAGCTCCTCACGTCTGTCTTCAGCTTCACCAACGAGATGTTCTGGTATCTCTTGCTCGATGTATTGCGAACCGTCTTCACTAGTCCAAATTATTGCTTTCATTTTGAGAAGATCTATAACACCTACAAACTCTCTCTCAGAACCAATTGGCATTTGCACCGCAACAGGCTTAGCATGGAGCCTCTCGATCATACTCTTTACAGCCATGTCAAAATCGGCCCCAGTCTTGTCCATTTTATTCATGAAGGCTATCCTTGGCACACCGTACTTGTTCGCTTGACGCCATACCGTTTCACTCTGGGGTTCCACGCCAGCCGTTGCGTCGAATAACGCAATCGCCCCATCCAAAACCATTAAGGAACGTTCCACCTCTATGGTGAAATCCACATGGCCGGGCGTATCTATTAAGTTTATTCTGTAACCTTTCCAGAAACACGTCGTTGCCGCTGCTTGTATCGTTATGCCTCTTTCTTTCTCCTGCTCCATCCAATCCATCGTGGCCGTTCCTTCATCGACGCTGCCGAGTACATGTTTACGACCCGTATAATACAAAATACGCTCAGACGTCGTCGTCTTACCAGCGTCTATGTGAGCCATTATTCCTATATTACGCAGTCTCTCAAGAGGCACATACAAAGCCTGAATTTCTAACATAGTTTTTCCTTTCACCACCGCAGATGGGCAAACGCTCTGTTCGCCTCCGCCATCTTGTGAACATCTTCTTTCTTCTTGACGGCGGCTCCTGTTCCTTGATAAGATGCTATCAACTCTTCTGCCAGTTTGATGTACATAGGTCTTCCTTTCTTTGCTCGTGCTGCCACAACAATCCAACGAAGCGCCAAAGAAGTTCGTCTTGGTTCCTGCACTTCGATTGGAACTTGATATGTTGCGCCTCCAACACGTCTAGGTCTCACTTCGAGCACAGGTCTGACGTTATCAACAGCTTTCTGAAAAACCTCCAGTGGATCCTTCCCTGTCTTCTCTCTTATGTGATCAAAAGCCTCATAGACTATCTTCTGAGCAACAGTTTTCTTACCATCCCACATGATTTTGTTTATTAATTTGGCGACTAGGACGTCTCCATAAACCGGATCAGGAGCTATCTTTCTGACTTCCGCTCTTCTTCGTCTCACACTACCAACCTCCAAACGTCACTTCTTCGGCCTCTTGGCACCATACTTACTTCTAGATTGTTTCCTGTTCTCAACACCTGCGGCATCCAACGTACCACGAATGATCTTATACCTTATTCCCGGAAGGTCTTTCACTCTTCCTCCCCTCACGAGGACAACAGAGTGTTCCTGTAAGTTGTGACCAATTCCAGGTATGTACGCCGTCACTTCAACTCCGTTTGAAAGCCTAACTCTTGCAATTTTCCTTAGAGCCGAGTTCGGTTTTTTCGGAGTCATTGTTGTGACTCGTATACAAACACCACGTTTTTGTGGATTTCCCATCAAAGCAGGTGCCTTTGATTTTTCGATTTTCCTCTCGCGACCAAAACGTATCAACTGATTTATAGTCGGCATCAAAAACCTCCCTTCGATAACGCACCGAAACGTCATTTTATTACAAATAACCAGTTTTGTCAATTATGAGAAAGATGCTCGCGAAACTCATTATACTACTTCGGCGCTTACACAAGCAAAGGTTAATGTAACAGTTAGTAAACTGCACGTTGCAACAAATCAATCACTCCAAAATTGGTTCATGATAAGTACAGAGTACTCGAAAATTCGAAATCGAGAGAGTAACCCACGAGTTTTAAGGATAAAAAACCGATGAACAACTTTAAAAGAACTTTTCAATGGATTCATCAAAATTCAATGCCTTTTCTCGCTTGGACACCTTTCGCATAATAGTGCTTCACTTCAACCATCTCTGTCACTAAATCCGCGGCATCGATCAACTCTTTCGGAGCGTACCTCCCAGTAATTATTATCTCGGTTCTCTCATGTCTTTTCGAAATCACATTCAACAAATCTTGAACAGAAAACAAACCAAGGTGAACCGCTATGCTGGCTTCATCCAATATGATCACATCGTACTCACCACTGCTGATGACCTCACGACACCTGTTCAAACCACAAAGGGCCAGCTTCACATCTTCCTCATCCGGTTTTCCGTGCACAAACTTTGGTCTTCCAAACCTTTCCAAAGTGACATTCGGGAAGAGCTGCAATGAATGAATTTCTCCATAGTCCATTCCTTTTAAAAATTGAGCAATATAAACCTTCATGTTGTATCCTAGGGCTCTTAAAGCCAGACCTAGAGCTGCCGTTGTCTTGCCTTTACCATTTCCCGTATACACATGAATATAACCCAACTACCGCACCTCCTACTACGATATAGCGATTGGAGGAAATTTGAAATCCATATCACCGATCCTCTCAGAATGCCTCGGAAACATCAGCGAGTGGATCGAGGTAGATTTTATATCATACATTAATTGTCGTTCGAAAAGTTTTGCATCTATCTTGAAACGCTCAGGCTTTTTCAAAGATTGTTCCAAAACTTTTTTATAGAGAGAACAGAGCGAAATGATTGGTACAGTAGAAACTCTTTTCATTTTCGACAACAGCTCTCTACCCTTGGAGTTAAAACCCAATACTCTCAAATATTGAGGGCCAAGTGTATTTGATTTTTCAATCAACTGGCTGTCTAACTCGAAGAACGAATACAGAGAAAGTCTTCTAATCTTACTCAGAGTGAACCTTTTGCTCTTCACACAGGAGAAAAACTCCTCCAGATTTGATACCTTTGTGGCACATTCAACGAAACGTTTGTCGATCCCTTCATTGAAACCGTGTAACCTTTGAAGTTGAAATCTATCAACTAATCTCAACTTTGAAAGGATCAGCAACTCCAAGTCCTGTAAAGATACTGGTCCTCTCCCCTCGTTTAACTCACGTGATATGATCTGCAAACTGCTTGTTGGTACTGCTTTTGCAACTTTTTCCCAGTCACCTTTTAATATACACTTCCTTATAGCCGTCGCACTCGAGAACTTTCCACGGAACCTTTCATCTTTATCCTCTGCACCGACTCGCTTCACAACATGAGGCCTTATGGGGCTGTTCAACTCTATCAGTGATTTGAGATACTCCACACCGAGTATATCGTTAGACTTCTCTATTTTTAAAACTTCTTTTGGATTCATTTCTCCTGTCACTTCAAAATACCTCATCAAAGCGTATTTTCGAGCGTTGGGAAATGAATGCCCCTTTTTCAATTCCTCTTTCATCATCGCAGGAAAAGGTTCAGGCTGCTCAGCCATAATTCTTGCAATTTTTTGAAGAAAAGCTAGATCGGCCGATTCACTTCCAAAAACGATATCAGTGACGACACCTGTGTGGTGTAAAGACCATACAGCCCCTTTCGCAAAACCACCGGCATCTTGAATTGCATAAACGAATGGAAGCTCAAAGACCAAATCGATTCCATTCAGCAGTGCCATTTCAGCTCTTGAGAATTTGCTTATTATGGCTGGTTCTCCCCTTTGGCAAAAACTACCACTCATGATGGCAACTACATAGTCTGGTTTAACGAGCTCCTTTGCAAGAGTCAGATGATAAAGGTGACCATTATGAAACGGATTGTATTCAACGATCACTCCCAAGACCTTCATAGTCGTGTTCTCTCCAATCGAATCAAACTGAACTGAAATGAGAAAAGTATCAAACTCAAAATTAAAAGACCTATCGACAGTAGCTGAATCGGTCTCAGATCGCCGTACGCGCCGAGTAAATCCACGGCGAACCACCCCAACCCGCTAACGACCATTCTGTAAATCTGAACGGCTATGGAAAAAGCACTCGATGCAAACGCGAACGAAAGAAAAATCATGTGATTTCCTCCACTAGCCCTCGCTATGCTGTACAAACATGTACATAAACCAGAACACAAAGAAAACAGAGAGAAAGCCAAGAACCATTTCGATGTTCTCACTGTTACATTGAAAAAGTCGTTGAGCAAAGGAGAAACATAACCGAGAAGTGAATAACCGATGAGCAATAGTAACCCAAACGCAGACCAAAATACGCCTATCAGCAGTGAGAGATAGAGTAACGTTTTCACAGTAACCACCTCACATCATATTTTTGACAAAAACAGTTTAGCCAGCTTCTCGCTGCCAAGAATGTTCGTAAGTTCTTCTATAGGAGCATTTCTGATCTCCTCAATGCTTGTGAACCTTTTTAAAAGTTTCTTCCTTCTCTTTGGACCTATCATTGGTACGGTCTCCATGATCGACTCTAACAACTGTCGATCCCGTAATTTCCTATGAAAACTGTTAGCAAACCTGTGGGCTTCATCCCTAATGGACACGAGTAACCTCAGCACAGGATGATCCTTAGGCAAGCTCAGTTCGCCATCGATGGTGCAAACAATTTCCCTACCTTTAGACAAACCAACAACGCCACAGTTTTTACCAAGTTCACTCAAAGCTCTCACAACTGCTTGAACTTGAGTGACTCCTCCATCAACAAAGATCAGATCGGGGATGGGATGTTTTGAGTACCTTCGCACCAACACATTTTTTATAGCTGCAAAATCGTTGTTTGCAATGTCAGTCAGTCTGTAATGTCTGTATGCCGATTTGAGTGGAAAGCCATCTTTAAAAACAACAACCGATGCCACCGTGAGTTGACCATGAAGGTGCGCAACATCGAATCCTTCGATGATACTTGGTGATTTTTCAAGCCCAACTAAATCCTTAAGTTGATTCATGGCGTCAAGGTTGAGTTCGAATCTTTGTGAATTGATATTTGCATTCTCAATAGCTTTTCGAAGCAGCTCAGTTTCTACATCATCCATGGGAGGGCGAACCTGTGTACCCAAATCTAGTTTTATGCTCCTTTTCACCAACACTAGTTCTGGAAGTTCGTTCTGATTCACAATATAATAGTGAAACAGGAAATCTTCAAGTTTAGAAGAATCGAGCGTATAGTTCAGTTTTGCAACGATGTTTCCTCTCCTAACACGAAGTACGACGTAACACTTTCCACTGTTTCCAATGACATCCAAATTTCGCCAAGGTTCCAGTACCACTCCTTGACTTTCTAAAAATTGTTGCAAATTCAAAAGAAGGTCTCTGTATTTTGCGGCGTTTTCGAAGTCAAGAACAGCTGCATGCTTTTTCATCTTCTCCTTGAGTAAATTGAACGTTTCTTCCATCTCACCTTTCAAAAATCTTCTCAAAGGTTCAATAGCCAATTGAACATATGTGTTGGCATCAATTTGATTTGAACAAGGAGCTAAGCATCTATGTAAATGATGCTCAACACATGGCTTTTTCACCCTCTTGAGATCTCGTGCGCAAGTTCGAAATTGGTAAACTTGTTGTAAATAGTCTAGTAAATTCCTCAAGGTTGTGATATTCGTGTAGGGACCATAATATTCTCCATCAAGACTTCTTTTTCTTACGATTCTCACCAACGGAAATTCTTCTTTCGTGATTTCAATGTAAGGGTAGTATTCACTCTCCTTGAGCATGATGTTATATTTAGGCTTGTGCTGGTATATCAAACTTGCCTCCAACAATAAAGCTTCTTTTTCGCTAAAAACTATGACATAGTCTAAATCGGCAGCTTCTTCGATCAAAGATGCTATCTTGGGATTCCTTGTGTGAGTAGATTTGCTGAAATAACTCATTAACCTGCGGTACAAATTCTTCGCCTTGCCTATGTAGAGATATTGATGCTCTTTTCCATAAAAAATGTACACACCAGGCTTTTTTGGAGCGAGTTCTGCCTTTTTTCGGAGTTCCACATCTCATCCTCCGTCTTTTTATTTTACCTTAAGCGGTTGCTTGACTGAATCAGGAAGGGCGTGGTATTATCTTATTGAGAATAAATCTCAATAAAAAGGGGGACTGGTATGTCTTTATCAGAAGTACCCGTTGGACTGGAAGCGAAGATACTCTCTGTCCCAGAAGATGTCAAAGGGAACAAGTTGTTGTCCATTGGTTTTGTACCTGGAAACAAAGTGAAGGTCGTCGGTTGTGCACCTCTGGGAGATCCCCGTGTTTACATGATCATGGGGAAACTGATCACTCTGAGGAACGATGAAGCAAAGCAGATCTTGGTTTCATTGGAGAATGATGTGGAATCTTTGATGAACGCTAGAGAGGGAACATGGAGAGTTGTGTCTTTGATCGGAGGACGTCGACTTCGAGAGAAGCTTGAATCTATGGGTATTTTCGTGGGAAGTATAGTGAAAGTTATATCCAATGGGATCGTGGAAACTGAAAAGGGAGTTTTTAAAATAGGCATCAACATGGCTAAACTTATCCTCGTCAGGAGGGATAATGTTTGACGATTCGCGTCGCACTCTGTGGAAATCCTAATGTTGGTAAAACAAGTTTGTTCAACGCTTTGACTGGTATGAGACAGTATGTCGCAAATTGGCCAGGTGTGACAGTCGAGGTAAAAGAGGGTGTGAGAAGCTGGAAAGATCATCACCTGATCATCACGGATCTTCCAGGAATGTATGGCATGCTCGCCACATCGATGGATGAAAAGATAGCCCGAGATTTTTTACTTTACAATAATCCTGATGTGGTTGTTGTCGTCGCCGATGCGCTATCCCTAGAACAAGGATTGTATTTGTTACTGGAAGTTTTAGAACTTGAAACTAAAGCGATTTTGGTCATTAATGCCATAGACGAAGCTAA
This window of the Pseudothermotoga sp. genome carries:
- the rplD gene encoding 50S ribosomal protein L4 — translated: MAVVDLYNVKGQKIGVQELKDEIFNIEPNLDVMWRYIDYQLSNKRAGTASTKTRAEVSGGGKKPWPQKHTGRARHGSIRSPIWRHGGVAHGPKPRDWSKKLPKKMKRLAIKSALSQRFREGNLIVVDDIKFGDPKVKNMKQLLNDFQLLGKKVLFVLPWKKPEYENVKLACRNIPGLKAIIADNPGVGQEDKVKIDGLNVYDIINHEKLVLTKDVVEKIEEVLK
- the rplC gene encoding 50S ribosomal protein L3, with translation MKMIIGRKIGMTQLFKGNEVVPVTVIKAGPCYVVQKKTPQIDGYCGVQLGFEEIKKCNKPLEGHFKRANLKPLRILKEMRLDSEEELSKYEVGQTIKVDIFQPGELVDVIGWTKGRGFAGAIKRWGFSGGPKSHGSKFHRELGSLGQHTEPAKIWKGKRMPGRYGNERVTVHNLEVIKLDIENNLIAVKGSVPGARGSLVLVRSPKKTRK
- the rpsJ gene encoding 30S ribosomal protein S10, with amino-acid sequence MPGQRIRIKLKAYDHELLDESAKKIVEVAKSTNAKISGPIPLPTERTLYVVLRSPHKHKDSREQFEKRVHKRLIDIIEPSPKTIDALMKINLPAGVDVEIKL
- the tuf gene encoding elongation factor Tu, yielding MAKEKFVRSKPHVNVGTIGHIDHGKTTLTAAITKYLSFKGLANYVPYDQIDKAPEEKARGITINITHVEYQTEKRHYAHIDCPGHADYIKNMITGAAQMDGAILVVAATDGPMPQTREHVLLARQVNVPYMVVFLNKVDAVDDPELIDLVEMEVRELLTKYEFPGDEVPVIRGSALKAMEANNPNDPAYKAIQELLDALDNYIPEPIRDVDKPFLMAIEDVFSITGRGTVVTGRIERGRIRPGDEVEIVGLSYEIKKTVVTSVEMFRKELDEGIAGDNVGCLLRGIDKDEVERGQVLAAPGSITPHTTFKANVYVLKKEEGGRHTPFMKGYRPQFYIRTADVTGEILELGNNAEMVMPGDNAILTIKLIYPIAIEKGMRFAIREGGRTVGAGVVAEIIE
- the fusA gene encoding elongation factor G → MLEIQALYVPLERLRNIGIMAHIDAGKTTTSERILYYTGRKHVLGSVDEGTATMDWMEQEKERGITIQAAATTCFWKGYRINLIDTPGHVDFTIEVERSLMVLDGAIALFDATAGVEPQSETVWRQANKYGVPRIAFMNKMDKTGADFDMAVKSMIERLHAKPVAVQMPIGSEREFVGVIDLLKMKAIIWTSEDGSQYIEQEIPEHLVGEAEDRREELISILAEEDEEVLNLYLEDEEIPIEKMKSVIRRLTIANKIVPVLCGAAARNKGIQPLLDAVIDYLPSPLDLPPLKAQTLDGKEVEVLPTEEGDFAALAFKVQVDPYVGKLTYLRVYSGKLEKGSYVYNSTKNVRERISRLMFMHADKREEVETARAGDIVAVVGLKNTTTGDTLCDENRPILIERFDFPEPVISVAIEATTKDEEEKMVRAVTALSEEDPTLKVSVDEETGQIILSGMGELHLEIVTDRLKREFNVNVKVGRPQVSYRETITKSAVAEGKYIRQTGGRGQYGHVVLRFEPISYDKGKHFEFVNAIVGGTIPKEYIPAIEQGIKEAMEMGYVAGYPMIGIRAVLIDGSYHEVDSSEIAFKIAASLAFKNAMKDCEPVLLEPIMRLEIVTPEEYLGSIIADLNSRRATIQALETKANTKIIRATAPMSELFGYATVLRSLSQGRAVYTAQFSHYQEIPDRILEKLLKAV
- the rpsG gene encoding 30S ribosomal protein S7, producing MRRRRAEVRKIAPDPVYGDVLVAKLINKIMWDGKKTVAQKIVYEAFDHIREKTGKDPLEVFQKAVDNVRPVLEVRPRRVGGATYQVPIEVQEPRRTSLALRWIVVAARAKKGRPMYIKLAEELIASYQGTGAAVKKKEDVHKMAEANRAFAHLRW
- the rpsL gene encoding 30S ribosomal protein S12, with the translated sequence MPTINQLIRFGRERKIEKSKAPALMGNPQKRGVCIRVTTMTPKKPNSALRKIARVRLSNGVEVTAYIPGIGHNLQEHSVVLVRGGRVKDLPGIRYKIIRGTLDAAGVENRKQSRSKYGAKRPKK
- the cobO gene encoding cob(I)yrinic acid a,c-diamide adenosyltransferase, which produces MGYIHVYTGNGKGKTTAALGLALRALGYNMKVYIAQFLKGMDYGEIHSLQLFPNVTLERFGRPKFVHGKPDEEDVKLALCGLNRCREVISSGEYDVIILDEASIAVHLGLFSVQDLLNVISKRHERTEIIITGRYAPKELIDAADLVTEMVEVKHYYAKGVQARKGIEF
- a CDS encoding nucleotidyltransferase, with translation MKVLGVIVEYNPFHNGHLYHLTLAKELVKPDYVVAIMSGSFCQRGEPAIISKFSRAEMALLNGIDLVFELPFVYAIQDAGGFAKGAVWSLHHTGVVTDIVFGSESADLAFLQKIARIMAEQPEPFPAMMKEELKKGHSFPNARKYALMRYFEVTGEMNPKEVLKIEKSNDILGVEYLKSLIELNSPIRPHVVKRVGAEDKDERFRGKFSSATAIRKCILKGDWEKVAKAVPTSSLQIISRELNEGRGPVSLQDLELLILSKLRLVDRFQLQRLHGFNEGIDKRFVECATKVSNLEEFFSCVKSKRFTLSKIRRLSLYSFFELDSQLIEKSNTLGPQYLRVLGFNSKGRELLSKMKRVSTVPIISLCSLYKKVLEQSLKKPERFKIDAKLFERQLMYDIKSTSIHSLMFPRHSERIGDMDFKFPPIAIS
- the uvrC gene encoding excinuclease ABC subunit UvrC, producing the protein MELRKKAELAPKKPGVYIFYGKEHQYLYIGKAKNLYRRLMSYFSKSTHTRNPKIASLIEEAADLDYVIVFSEKEALLLEASLIYQHKPKYNIMLKESEYYPYIEITKEEFPLVRIVRKRSLDGEYYGPYTNITTLRNLLDYLQQVYQFRTCARDLKRVKKPCVEHHLHRCLAPCSNQIDANTYVQLAIEPLRRFLKGEMEETFNLLKEKMKKHAAVLDFENAAKYRDLLLNLQQFLESQGVVLEPWRNLDVIGNSGKCYVVLRVRRGNIVAKLNYTLDSSKLEDFLFHYYIVNQNELPELVLVKRSIKLDLGTQVRPPMDDVETELLRKAIENANINSQRFELNLDAMNQLKDLVGLEKSPSIIEGFDVAHLHGQLTVASVVVFKDGFPLKSAYRHYRLTDIANNDFAAIKNVLVRRYSKHPIPDLIFVDGGVTQVQAVVRALSELGKNCGVVGLSKGREIVCTIDGELSLPKDHPVLRLLVSIRDEAHRFANSFHRKLRDRQLLESIMETVPMIGPKRRKKLLKRFTSIEEIRNAPIEELTNILGSEKLAKLFLSKI
- a CDS encoding ferrous iron transport protein A produces the protein MSLSEVPVGLEAKILSVPEDVKGNKLLSIGFVPGNKVKVVGCAPLGDPRVYMIMGKLITLRNDEAKQILVSLENDVESLMNAREGTWRVVSLIGGRRLREKLESMGIFVGSIVKVISNGIVETEKGVFKIGINMAKLILVRRDNV